A single window of Methylacidimicrobium sp. AP8 DNA harbors:
- a CDS encoding cation:proton antiporter — MPLENPWVFLSVWMGAAFLAAVIALQLRVSVALMEVLVGIAMSHLLGMDQPTEWMVFLGRMGSVTLAFLAGTEIDPRSFRHHLGSSLTIGFLSFLLPFGLIFLLAHSTLGWTPAQSVIAGIALATTSVAIVYTAVVEKGMQSTRFGQLLLTSCFVTDFASVLFLGLFFSHWAPRSFLLLLCALLLLLALPLSLRPLLRWLRQSPVSEPEIKFLFFVLALLGALASVAQTEPVLPAYLAGVLVAKPFATDRELVHRMRSLAYGLLTPFFFMKAGFHVSLHTLLYGSLPIFLLIGAKLLGKVAAVWPSLRLYRFSRQEALFGSLLTSGGLTFGLIAAHYGVANGILGRKMYSQVTIAILLSTLIPVIGASRLSLPPTGIREKTEEEREIAKPGEFEEEG; from the coding sequence ATGCCACTTGAAAACCCATGGGTCTTCCTTTCCGTTTGGATGGGAGCGGCTTTTCTCGCCGCCGTCATAGCCCTCCAGCTCCGAGTTTCGGTCGCCCTGATGGAGGTGCTGGTCGGCATCGCGATGAGCCATCTCCTCGGAATGGACCAGCCGACGGAGTGGATGGTCTTTTTGGGCCGGATGGGGAGCGTGACCCTCGCCTTTCTGGCGGGAACGGAGATCGATCCCCGATCGTTCCGCCACCACCTCGGCTCCAGCCTCACCATCGGCTTCCTTTCCTTTCTCCTGCCCTTCGGGCTCATCTTCCTGCTGGCGCATTCCACTCTCGGCTGGACCCCCGCCCAATCGGTCATCGCCGGCATCGCCCTGGCGACCACATCGGTCGCAATCGTCTACACGGCCGTGGTCGAAAAGGGGATGCAGTCGACCCGCTTCGGCCAGCTGCTCTTGACAAGCTGCTTCGTAACCGATTTCGCCTCGGTCTTGTTCTTGGGTCTTTTCTTCTCCCACTGGGCGCCGCGCTCCTTCCTCCTGCTCCTCTGCGCTCTTCTCCTGCTTCTGGCTCTTCCGCTTTCGCTCCGACCGCTGCTCCGCTGGTTGCGGCAAAGTCCGGTCAGCGAACCGGAAATCAAGTTTCTTTTTTTCGTTCTCGCTCTTCTGGGTGCCCTCGCGTCGGTAGCCCAGACCGAGCCCGTGCTGCCGGCCTATCTCGCCGGCGTCCTCGTCGCGAAGCCCTTCGCCACCGATCGGGAGCTGGTCCATCGGATGCGGTCGCTCGCCTACGGCCTCCTTACGCCGTTTTTCTTCATGAAAGCGGGCTTTCACGTGTCGCTCCATACGCTTTTGTACGGCTCGCTGCCCATTTTCCTCTTAATCGGAGCCAAGCTTCTGGGCAAGGTAGCCGCCGTATGGCCGTCGCTCCGCCTGTACCGGTTCTCCCGGCAAGAGGCGCTTTTCGGCTCTTTGCTGACGAGTGGTGGCCTTACCTTCGGGCTCATCGCCGCTCACTACGGCGTGGCCAACGGCATCTTGGGAAGGAAGATGTATTCGCAGGTGACGATCGCGATTCTCTTGAGTACCCTGATTCCGGTTATCGGGGCGAGCCGGCTTTCGCTGCCGCCCACCGGTATCAGGGAGAAGACGGAGGAGGAGCGGGAGATCGCCAAGCCCGGGGAGTTCGAAGAAGAGGGGTGA
- a CDS encoding aconitase family protein, with the protein MTLTEHLLARASGKKTVSPGDNIWVNVDVLLTHDICGPGTIGVFQREFGKSARVWDPRKIVIIPDHYIFTSDSQSNRNVDLLREFAREQGLPYFYDVIDDERGRWQFDPSLGPLARQYGSRYAGICHAAAPELGHARPGEIFLGTDSHTCTAGAFNLFSTGIGNTEAGFVLGTGKLLLKVPPTLHFRLEGELPKGVMAKDVILEIIGRIGFDGATYCAMQFDGPGVAGLSMEDRMTIANMAIEAGGKNGVFPADQTTTDFVRESCTRNGTRVDFEPVELDPKARFQAEYTIDLSTLRPTVAQPPNPGNRELAERLSSVRIDRAYLGSCTGGKLSDFLAFAQILNGRTVAVETFAVPATPKVVAELHRRRIDGKSVWEILRSAGVQLTENPSCAACLGGPMDTFGRLDRPLVCISATNRNFPGRMGHKESKVYLASPYTVAASALTGRITDPREYLSS; encoded by the coding sequence ATGACTCTCACCGAACATCTTCTTGCGCGGGCGAGCGGAAAAAAAACCGTCTCCCCCGGCGATAATATTTGGGTAAACGTGGATGTCCTTTTGACCCACGACATCTGCGGCCCCGGGACCATTGGCGTCTTTCAGCGGGAATTCGGCAAATCGGCTCGAGTCTGGGATCCGCGCAAAATTGTGATTATTCCCGATCATTACATCTTCACCTCCGATTCCCAGTCGAACCGGAACGTCGATTTGCTCCGCGAATTCGCCCGCGAGCAGGGGCTGCCCTACTTCTACGACGTGATCGACGACGAAAGGGGCCGCTGGCAGTTCGACCCCTCCCTGGGGCCCCTGGCCCGTCAATACGGCAGCCGTTACGCGGGCATCTGCCATGCCGCCGCGCCCGAGCTGGGCCATGCCCGGCCCGGAGAGATCTTTCTGGGCACCGACAGCCACACCTGCACCGCCGGAGCCTTCAACCTATTCTCCACCGGTATCGGCAACACCGAAGCAGGATTTGTACTGGGCACGGGAAAGTTGCTCCTCAAGGTGCCGCCCACCCTGCACTTCCGCTTGGAAGGGGAGCTTCCCAAGGGAGTCATGGCAAAGGATGTGATCCTGGAGATCATCGGTCGCATTGGATTCGACGGGGCGACCTACTGCGCTATGCAGTTCGACGGCCCCGGCGTTGCCGGCCTCTCCATGGAGGACCGGATGACAATCGCGAACATGGCGATCGAAGCGGGCGGCAAAAACGGGGTCTTCCCCGCCGACCAAACAACCACCGACTTCGTGCGGGAAAGCTGCACGCGCAACGGAACCCGTGTGGACTTCGAGCCCGTGGAGCTTGATCCGAAGGCTCGCTTTCAAGCCGAGTACACCATCGATCTTTCCACGCTGCGGCCGACCGTGGCCCAGCCGCCCAACCCCGGCAACCGAGAGCTGGCGGAACGTCTTTCTTCGGTGCGGATCGATCGCGCCTACCTGGGTTCCTGCACCGGCGGAAAGCTTTCCGACTTCCTCGCCTTCGCGCAAATCCTCAACGGAAGGACCGTCGCCGTAGAAACCTTCGCCGTGCCCGCGACGCCGAAGGTTGTCGCGGAGCTTCACCGGAGGCGGATCGACGGAAAGAGCGTCTGGGAGATCTTACGTTCTGCGGGCGTGCAGCTCACGGAAAACCCCTCTTGCGCCGCCTGCCTGGGAGGCCCTATGGACACCTTCGGGCGGCTCGACCGGCCGTTGGTCTGCATTTCGGCGACCAACCGGAACTTTCCCGGGCGGATGGGCCACAAGGAATCGAAGGTCTATCTGGCTTCTCCATATACCGTCGCCGCCTCCGCGCTGACCGGACGCATCACCGATCCGCGGGAATATCTGTCTTCGTGA
- a CDS encoding RDD family protein, with protein MVRHYWRRRITADLIDAFGAYFAALLFFQLEGFAAAFYLSQHHAAIPAFRSVGLPAAFILGPWTYFALLERSSHGGAQGKIWLNLRVYTTAGEPITLVRATLRHCCRIAGAIAALWPLALSGTKVPSPLHWALLALSIPSAVWLYYRFVDRVSGTQVIPREYAPPPVSG; from the coding sequence ATGGTTCGGCACTATTGGCGGCGGCGGATCACCGCCGACCTGATCGACGCCTTCGGCGCCTACTTCGCCGCCCTCCTCTTCTTTCAGCTGGAAGGATTCGCGGCGGCCTTTTATCTCTCGCAGCATCATGCTGCGATTCCGGCATTCCGATCGGTCGGTCTGCCTGCGGCCTTCATTCTCGGGCCGTGGACCTATTTCGCCCTTTTGGAGCGAAGCTCGCACGGCGGCGCCCAGGGAAAAATTTGGCTCAACCTCCGCGTCTACACCACCGCGGGTGAACCGATAACCCTGGTGCGTGCCACCCTCCGCCATTGCTGCCGGATCGCCGGGGCGATAGCGGCACTCTGGCCGCTGGCTCTTTCGGGAACCAAGGTTCCCTCGCCCTTGCATTGGGCACTCCTGGCGCTGAGCATCCCGTCAGCCGTTTGGCTCTACTACCGGTTCGTCGATCGCGTGTCCGGAACCCAGGTCATTCCCCGCGAATACGCACCCCCGCCGGTGTCGGGTTGA
- a CDS encoding amylo-alpha-1,6-glucosidase produces MLSDSSAKKLLEEVSAGLDAAEEVPFYIPATGPVARPRRTLKYGDSFIVLDSHGDVGVSADGPDGLFHEDTRHLSRLELSLNDLQPLLLGSNLRDDNAILTVDLANPDLYLDRRLVLPKDTIHIIRTTFIWRGVVYQRIGLRNYGERKVGVRLAFAFDSDFADIFEVRGLHRQKRGVVVRHAIGTDRVILTYQGLDGKRRHTTLTFEPIPSTLELTKASFCLDLPPGHTDSVFLTVDCNPPGGHSPLPFFRGVRAARRELRAITRGGTTVETSNDIFNEVLCRSMADLHMLMTDTPEGRYPYAGIPWYSTTFGRDGLITALQMLWVDPDIARGVLKRLAAYQAKEVDPAADAQPGKILHEMRSGEMAALHEIPFGLYYGSVDSTPLFVLLAGLYFERTGDSETMAALWPSIVSALHWIDHFGDCDQDGFVEYERGGRQGLQNQGWKDSRDAVFHADGSLAQGPIALCEVQGYVFAAKRVIARYARRMGWESYAAKLEAEAQDLAARFETAYWCPELKTYALALDGEKKPCQVCTSNAGQVLFSGIASAERAAQVASGLLEHRFFSGWGIRTVASGQLRYNPMSYHNGSVWPHDNSLIALGLARYDRKDAVERVFTALFEAASYMEFRRLPELFCGFQRVRGQGPTLYPVACSPQAWASATPFALLSASLGLEFDTQAGEIRMRNPHLPAFLDEVVLRRLRLLDASLDVKIRRHRGDASIEILKSSGAVQLVLVHTR; encoded by the coding sequence ATGCTTTCCGACTCGTCTGCCAAAAAGCTCTTGGAAGAAGTTTCCGCAGGCTTGGACGCCGCGGAAGAAGTTCCGTTTTACATTCCTGCGACCGGGCCTGTGGCGCGGCCTCGCCGGACGTTGAAATACGGCGACAGCTTCATCGTCCTCGACAGCCACGGCGACGTCGGCGTTTCGGCGGACGGGCCGGACGGGCTGTTTCACGAGGATACACGCCACCTTTCCCGCTTGGAGCTATCTCTCAATGACCTGCAACCGCTCTTGCTCGGCTCGAATCTACGCGATGACAACGCCATCCTAACCGTCGATCTCGCCAATCCCGACCTTTACCTGGACAGGCGTCTGGTCCTCCCGAAGGACACCATCCATATCATCCGCACGACATTTATATGGCGTGGCGTTGTCTATCAGAGAATCGGGTTGCGCAATTACGGCGAGCGAAAGGTCGGGGTTCGCCTTGCATTCGCATTCGACAGCGATTTCGCCGACATATTCGAGGTGCGCGGACTCCACCGGCAGAAGCGCGGGGTCGTTGTTCGCCACGCAATCGGGACCGACCGGGTGATTCTCACCTACCAGGGGCTGGACGGCAAGCGGCGCCATACGACGCTGACCTTCGAGCCCATCCCGTCTACCCTCGAGCTGACGAAGGCGTCCTTTTGTCTCGATCTGCCGCCCGGACACACCGACTCCGTCTTCCTGACGGTCGATTGCAACCCGCCCGGCGGCCATTCCCCCTTGCCGTTCTTCCGTGGTGTTCGGGCTGCGCGTCGCGAGCTCAGAGCCATAACCCGTGGCGGGACCACCGTGGAGACCTCCAACGACATCTTCAACGAGGTCTTGTGCCGTTCCATGGCCGACTTGCACATGTTGATGACCGACACGCCCGAAGGACGATACCCTTATGCGGGAATACCCTGGTATTCGACCACGTTCGGTCGCGACGGCCTCATCACCGCGCTGCAAATGCTCTGGGTCGACCCGGACATCGCGCGCGGCGTGCTCAAACGCCTTGCCGCTTATCAGGCCAAGGAGGTCGACCCGGCGGCCGATGCACAACCCGGCAAGATTCTTCATGAAATGCGCAGCGGCGAAATGGCCGCCCTCCACGAGATCCCGTTCGGGCTGTACTATGGCAGCGTCGATTCCACTCCGCTCTTCGTCCTCCTCGCCGGCCTCTATTTCGAGCGTACGGGCGATAGCGAAACGATGGCGGCACTCTGGCCGTCCATCGTGTCCGCGCTGCATTGGATCGACCACTTCGGCGATTGCGATCAAGACGGCTTCGTCGAGTATGAGCGCGGCGGGCGGCAAGGACTGCAGAACCAGGGTTGGAAGGATTCGCGCGACGCCGTCTTTCATGCCGACGGGAGCTTGGCTCAAGGGCCGATCGCTCTCTGCGAAGTTCAAGGCTATGTCTTCGCCGCCAAGCGCGTGATCGCGCGCTACGCGCGTCGAATGGGTTGGGAGAGCTACGCGGCCAAGCTGGAGGCGGAAGCGCAGGACTTGGCCGCGCGATTCGAGACCGCTTACTGGTGTCCCGAGCTGAAAACTTACGCGCTCGCCCTTGACGGAGAAAAGAAACCGTGTCAGGTCTGCACGTCTAACGCCGGGCAGGTCTTGTTCAGCGGAATCGCCTCGGCCGAGCGCGCGGCACAAGTGGCGAGCGGGCTTTTGGAGCACCGGTTCTTCTCGGGATGGGGGATTCGCACCGTGGCGTCAGGACAGCTGCGGTACAATCCGATGTCCTATCACAACGGTTCGGTTTGGCCGCATGACAATAGCCTTATCGCTCTCGGCCTGGCCCGCTACGATCGGAAAGATGCGGTGGAACGGGTATTCACCGCCCTGTTCGAAGCGGCAAGCTACATGGAATTCCGACGCCTTCCCGAGCTTTTTTGCGGCTTTCAGCGCGTCCGCGGTCAAGGACCCACCCTCTATCCGGTTGCTTGTTCACCGCAGGCTTGGGCGAGCGCAACTCCTTTCGCGCTCCTTTCCGCGTCTCTCGGGTTGGAGTTCGACACGCAGGCGGGGGAGATCCGAATGAGAAATCCGCATCTGCCCGCTTTTCTGGACGAAGTCGTCCTCCGGAGATTGCGGCTGCTGGACGCAAGCCTCGATGTTAAGATCCGCCGTCATCGGGGCGATGCCTCGATCGAAATTCTCAAAAGCAGCGGTGCCGTCCAACTTGTCTTAGTGCATACAAGATGA
- a CDS encoding homoserine dehydrogenase, which translates to MKALRIGLVGLGTVGASVWKNLRVQEKLLLRRCGKALRIEKVAEKDRGRVLAAGVPESCWTTDWRDVVRDPSLDVVIELIGGTGVAADLIRESLSHGKDVVTANKALLAERGSELAAFAAQRGKRLLFEASVAGGIPLLLALRRGLIADEILSIHGIINGTCNYLLSAMASRGLPYREALREAKELGYAEADETLDVAGHDTAHKAVILCALAYGFWPPLSEVHTEGIERVDPLDLHYAQELGYSLKLLAILRSHAASREIEVRVHPTLLRKGHLLSSVNGVFNAVAVRGDIVGETLFYGRGAGGDPTSSSVISDLASLASGEAIARAGYSSEPQAALSLRPMEQILTRYYVRFLVEDRPGVLAEIARVFAAEKISISSVIQPEGHRGETVPLIVLLHRSREADVQRACRIIETLPAVKQPAILLRVEDLGEEEAAG; encoded by the coding sequence ATGAAGGCGCTGCGGATCGGACTGGTAGGACTCGGAACGGTCGGCGCTAGTGTCTGGAAAAATCTTCGTGTGCAAGAGAAGCTCCTGTTGCGCCGCTGCGGCAAGGCCCTCCGCATCGAAAAGGTCGCCGAAAAAGACCGGGGACGGGTGCTCGCCGCCGGCGTTCCCGAATCCTGCTGGACCACCGATTGGCGGGATGTGGTTCGGGATCCCTCCCTCGACGTCGTCATCGAGCTCATCGGAGGAACCGGGGTCGCCGCCGATCTCATCCGGGAGAGCCTCTCTCATGGAAAGGACGTCGTCACCGCAAACAAGGCGCTGCTGGCCGAACGGGGAAGCGAGCTGGCCGCCTTCGCCGCGCAGAGGGGCAAGCGGCTGCTCTTCGAGGCGAGCGTGGCCGGGGGTATCCCTCTACTCCTCGCGCTGCGAAGGGGATTGATCGCCGACGAGATCCTCTCCATCCACGGCATCATCAACGGCACCTGCAACTACCTCCTTTCCGCCATGGCCTCCCGCGGCCTTCCGTATCGTGAAGCGCTGCGGGAAGCTAAGGAGCTCGGCTATGCGGAGGCCGACGAGACCCTCGACGTGGCGGGTCATGACACCGCGCACAAAGCGGTCATTCTCTGCGCCCTCGCTTACGGCTTTTGGCCGCCGCTCAGCGAGGTGCATACCGAAGGAATCGAGCGGGTCGATCCCCTCGATCTCCACTACGCCCAGGAGCTCGGCTACAGCTTGAAGCTCCTCGCGATTCTCCGGAGCCACGCGGCGAGCCGGGAGATCGAGGTGCGCGTGCACCCGACCCTCCTCCGCAAGGGTCACCTCCTAAGCTCGGTAAACGGGGTCTTCAACGCCGTGGCCGTTCGGGGAGACATCGTCGGCGAAACCCTCTTCTACGGCCGGGGGGCCGGCGGGGATCCTACCTCGAGCTCGGTGATCAGCGATCTGGCCTCCTTGGCATCCGGGGAAGCCATCGCCCGCGCGGGCTATTCCTCGGAGCCGCAAGCCGCTCTTTCGCTTCGACCGATGGAGCAGATCCTCACCCGGTACTACGTCCGCTTTCTCGTGGAAGACCGGCCAGGGGTGCTGGCGGAGATTGCGCGGGTCTTCGCCGCGGAGAAGATCAGCATCTCCTCGGTGATCCAGCCGGAGGGACATCGGGGCGAAACCGTCCCGCTCATCGTCCTGCTTCATCGCTCCCGGGAAGCCGACGTGCAGAGGGCCTGCCGGATCATCGAGACCCTACCCGCGGTGAAGCAGCCAGCGATTCTCCTGCGCGTCGAAGACCTCGGAGAGGAGGAAGCCGCCGGATGA
- the thrC gene encoding threonine synthase, with the protein MKPWAGVIAAYRSRLALPDDAPDLTLLEGNTPLLRSAALHESLAGNLQIFFKYEGLNPTGSFKDRGMVVAFARALARKASVCVCASTGNTAASAAAYAARARLRCIVLLPGGSIARGKLAQAAMHGARIVSVSGPFDNAMRLAQELAAQRPEIELVNSVNPYRIEGQKTAAFEIADTLGDGPDFHFLPVGNAGNITAYWKGYREYAEAGKIACRPRMVGFQAGGAAPIVEGRPVSDPQTVASAIRIGNPASWKGALAAAEESGGWFGSVTDDEILDAYRFLARAEGLFVEPASAAGVAGLRKEVARGRIPPGSRIVITLTGHGLKDPDMATCIAPPEPISIGPTLTELLAVIEA; encoded by the coding sequence ATGAAGCCGTGGGCGGGCGTAATCGCGGCGTATCGAAGTCGGCTGGCGCTGCCGGACGATGCTCCGGATCTGACCCTCCTGGAGGGCAACACCCCGCTCCTCCGCTCGGCGGCGCTCCATGAGAGCCTGGCGGGGAACCTCCAGATCTTCTTTAAGTACGAAGGCCTCAACCCCACCGGCTCCTTCAAGGATCGCGGCATGGTTGTCGCGTTCGCCCGGGCCCTGGCGCGAAAGGCCTCCGTTTGCGTGTGCGCGAGCACCGGCAACACGGCTGCTTCGGCGGCCGCCTATGCGGCCCGCGCCCGCCTTCGCTGCATCGTCCTTCTGCCCGGAGGGAGCATCGCCCGGGGCAAGCTCGCCCAGGCCGCCATGCACGGTGCCCGCATCGTGTCGGTTTCCGGTCCCTTCGACAACGCAATGCGGTTGGCGCAGGAGCTGGCGGCGCAGCGGCCGGAGATCGAGCTTGTCAACTCGGTCAACCCCTACCGGATCGAAGGACAAAAGACAGCCGCCTTCGAAATCGCCGACACCCTGGGCGACGGTCCCGATTTCCACTTCCTGCCCGTGGGCAACGCGGGCAATATCACCGCCTATTGGAAAGGCTACCGGGAGTACGCGGAGGCCGGAAAGATCGCGTGCCGGCCGCGGATGGTCGGCTTTCAAGCGGGGGGAGCGGCTCCGATCGTCGAGGGACGGCCCGTCTCCGACCCGCAGACCGTCGCTTCGGCGATCCGCATCGGCAACCCTGCGAGTTGGAAAGGAGCGCTGGCCGCCGCAGAAGAATCCGGGGGATGGTTCGGCTCGGTCACCGACGACGAGATCCTCGATGCCTACCGGTTCCTGGCTAGGGCGGAGGGCCTCTTCGTCGAGCCGGCTTCCGCAGCCGGAGTGGCCGGACTTCGCAAGGAGGTCGCCCGTGGGCGCATTCCTCCCGGGAGCCGCATCGTGATCACCTTGACCGGACACGGACTCAAGGACCCGGACATGGCCACCTGCATCGCGCCCCCCGAACCGATCTCGATCGGGCCCACGCTCACCGAACTTTTAGCCGTGATCGAAGCGTGA
- a CDS encoding SH3 domain-containing protein has translation MNASPACSPPRLPFLSPLVFILAFALSFPGCASLSGGYDLVTKNDTPLYYQGPGQEVPDTYLEKGTRVRIVQSTGAYARVETTRGIRGFVRMSDLQRGPEQAGMGAYGGSSMGSAGMF, from the coding sequence GTGAACGCATCCCCAGCTTGCTCGCCGCCGCGTCTCCCCTTCCTCAGTCCCCTGGTTTTCATCCTTGCCTTTGCGCTGAGCTTTCCCGGATGCGCATCGCTCTCGGGAGGCTACGACCTGGTCACCAAGAACGACACCCCTCTTTATTACCAGGGGCCGGGTCAGGAAGTGCCGGACACCTACCTCGAGAAGGGGACCCGGGTGAGGATCGTCCAATCGACAGGGGCGTATGCCCGTGTGGAGACAACGCGGGGAATCCGCGGGTTCGTGCGCATGTCCGACCTGCAACGGGGACCGGAGCAAGCCGGAATGGGGGCTTACGGCGGTTCCTCGATGGGCAGCGCCGGAATGTTTTGA
- a CDS encoding glycosyltransferase family 4 protein, with protein sequence MKIGQVAPLCESVPPKCYGGTERIVSYLTEELVRQGHEVTLFASGDSTTSAKLVPCSDRALRLHPTIRDPIPYYAMMLEEVRRRAGRFDILHFHIDFLHAPLLPHLPCPSLTTHHGRLDQPEINEFYRLFRDMPLVSISKDQRSYLHHAHWVGTVHHGLPRDLLPFQAQAHGGYLAFLGRIAPEKRPDLAIKIAAKAGMPLKIAAKVDRVDQAYWEEKIRPMVKTHPNVEFIGEVNEREKAQLLGGAAALLFPIDWPEPFGLVMIEAMACGTPVIAFRRGSVPEVVEDGVSGFIVEDVGQAVAAVRRLPDLDRRRVRAAFERRFTVERMARDYLELYRQLIASRSAVMLIEAAVEGNRKTPLGIGRGGVHGMPEGGAGFRRRGPDSQGISDGAGEPLLEDPAYDS encoded by the coding sequence ATGAAGATTGGCCAAGTCGCCCCTTTATGCGAGAGCGTGCCCCCCAAGTGCTACGGGGGGACCGAACGAATCGTTTCCTACTTGACCGAAGAGCTTGTCCGGCAGGGCCACGAGGTGACGCTTTTCGCCAGCGGCGACTCGACGACGTCGGCAAAGCTTGTGCCCTGTTCCGATCGGGCGCTACGGCTCCACCCGACCATTCGGGACCCGATACCCTATTATGCCATGATGCTGGAGGAGGTTCGGCGGAGAGCCGGCCGCTTCGATATCCTCCACTTCCACATCGATTTCCTTCACGCCCCGTTGCTTCCCCATTTGCCCTGTCCATCGCTGACGACGCATCATGGCCGGCTTGACCAGCCGGAGATAAACGAGTTTTACCGGCTGTTCCGCGACATGCCGCTGGTCTCCATATCGAAAGATCAGCGCAGCTACCTACACCACGCCCACTGGGTCGGCACGGTCCATCATGGGCTGCCCCGCGACCTTTTGCCGTTTCAAGCGCAAGCCCATGGCGGCTATCTGGCTTTCCTCGGCCGCATCGCCCCGGAAAAGAGGCCCGACCTCGCTATCAAGATTGCGGCCAAGGCGGGTATGCCGCTCAAGATAGCAGCCAAAGTCGACCGGGTCGATCAAGCCTATTGGGAGGAGAAAATCCGGCCCATGGTCAAGACGCATCCTAACGTAGAGTTCATCGGCGAGGTCAATGAGCGGGAAAAAGCGCAGCTGCTGGGCGGCGCCGCCGCGCTGCTCTTTCCGATCGACTGGCCGGAGCCGTTCGGGCTGGTCATGATCGAAGCGATGGCCTGCGGCACACCCGTGATTGCGTTTCGCCGCGGTTCGGTTCCCGAAGTAGTCGAAGATGGCGTCTCCGGATTCATCGTGGAGGATGTCGGGCAGGCCGTCGCCGCCGTTCGCCGCCTTCCCGACCTGGACCGCCGCCGCGTTCGGGCGGCATTTGAGCGCCGCTTTACGGTGGAGCGGATGGCGAGGGATTACCTCGAGCTGTACCGCCAGCTTATCGCGTCGCGTTCGGCCGTTATGCTTATCGAGGCGGCAGTGGAGGGAAACCGAAAAACTCCCCTGGGTATCGGTAGGGGCGGCGTCCACGGAATGCCGGAAGGGGGAGCGGGCTTCCGTCGCCGCGGACCCGATTCGCAGGGGATATCGGATGGGGCTGGCGAGCCCCTCCTGGAAGACCCGGCTTACGACTCCTGA
- a CDS encoding CopD family protein, with translation MTYLYLWIKALHVAAVLVWIGGLFTQSILLATATRTGLDSSSRALIGSLRAWDRWLTVPALLLTWGLGIVLGVWGGSFRTGWLSAKLVFVIVLSGLHGMQAGMLRRASSSPGTRIPGFARFLPGLIALSVLAIAVLAIVKPG, from the coding sequence TTGACCTACCTCTACCTCTGGATCAAGGCCTTGCACGTCGCGGCGGTCCTGGTCTGGATCGGAGGGCTTTTCACGCAGTCGATCCTCCTCGCAACCGCGACCCGGACGGGTCTGGATTCCTCCTCCCGGGCGCTGATCGGATCACTGCGCGCCTGGGATCGATGGTTGACGGTTCCGGCGCTCCTCTTGACCTGGGGACTCGGAATCGTGCTCGGGGTGTGGGGCGGGAGCTTCCGGACAGGGTGGCTTTCCGCGAAGCTTGTGTTCGTGATCGTCCTCTCAGGCCTCCACGGGATGCAGGCCGGGATGCTCCGGCGCGCTTCGTCCAGTCCCGGAACGCGAATTCCCGGATTCGCCCGCTTCCTTCCCGGCCTGATCGCCCTCTCGGTGCTCGCGATTGCGGTGCTCGCGATCGTGAAGCCGGGATAG
- a CDS encoding DUF3817 domain-containing protein, with protein MPDRTLIRRLRLASLLEGFSLLLLVFVAVPAKHLFGHPMAVRIIGSVHGLFFLFFVWSLVAAVSAGGWSRAEVLRVFVGAFIPFGVFLNTSLLKQKEMVASLSERGEGSS; from the coding sequence ATGCCCGATCGCACGCTGATCCGGAGGCTGCGCCTCGCCTCGCTGCTGGAAGGCTTCTCCTTGCTTCTGCTCGTCTTTGTGGCCGTCCCGGCCAAGCACCTTTTCGGCCACCCGATGGCTGTACGGATCATCGGGTCGGTTCACGGCCTCTTTTTCCTCTTTTTCGTCTGGAGCCTTGTCGCGGCCGTTTCTGCCGGCGGATGGTCCCGCGCTGAGGTGTTGCGCGTTTTCGTAGGGGCCTTTATCCCGTTCGGGGTCTTCCTCAACACATCTCTCCTCAAGCAGAAAGAGATGGTGGCGAGCCTGAGCGAACGGGGGGAGGGAAGTTCTTGA